In Verrucomicrobiia bacterium, the genomic window AGAGAACGATCTCTCCCTATGTATAGGGCCACAAAACCTGTTCCAGAGGAAACGAGCGCCAAATTTCCGACTATTTCGCATTTTCGACATTCAGTTGTGGCGGCTGTGATCCCACAATCGCTCTATATAGTACGGACCATCAGAAACGCGATTTTCCCGTTTGGCGGCGAAATTTTGTCGAAATTATTTCAATAAATTGTCAAAATCGGCATAAGAATTGCTAAACACGCAACCTGATGGGCGCATCAACCTTGCCATTATTACATCCGACGGGGAGACGGGCTCGGCGGCCACTTCCTCTCCACAAGGGGGAGTCCGCGCTCAAATCTCCAGAAAACTGTTCGTGAGGAAATTCATGACGACGCCTTTTTGAGGAGCGATGGATGCGCTGCCGAACAAACCGAATGCAACGAAGCCCGCGATTGTGACACGCTTGCATGTCAATAGCCATGAGCGCGGGCTCGCTGGTTCGGACCGTTAAACGCAGCCGCACTGTATGAGGCTTAAGCATCTCAGCGTAATTGTGGTTGCCGGCATCCTTCTTGCCTGCACCGGCACGCCCAAGGAGACGACGCGTCCAGCCGAGGCCCAGCCGCACTCGTTCGGCATTTACCTGGTCGCCTTCACGGCGGACAAGCCATGGGGTCCGGCGACGCTTGGAGAGTTGGCTACACTCCCGCTGGCCAAGGAACCGGTTCTTTCTGCCGCCGACATCCTCAGCTACGGTTTTGCGCGCCACAGAATGTTCGTGAAACGAGAGGCGCTGCCGCATTTGCCACAACCCTCGGTTTGGGGGGCGCCTTTCGTCGTCATGGCGGACGGACAGCGAGTTTATTTGGGGGCTTTTGGCACGATGCTCTCGTCGTCCTCAACGGCCGTCCCGACCATCCTGGTTGATTTTCGAGAGTTCACAAACTCGCTGACCATAGACAGAGCGTATCCGGCCCCTGGCTTTGCGGCCGGTCCTGACCCCCGCTCGGACCATCGCATCCGCATGGCGCTGGCGGGGTTGAAGAAACTCAAATGATAATTTCCCATACACGCGCGCTCAACAAGCGGTCTGGAGCGGACGCGGGATGGCGCGTGCCGTCTGCCATCGGAAGCCGTAGACCCCGCGCCGCTTAGGCCGGGTGTTCGCCGAAGCATCACTTGTGAACTGTCAGTTGCCCAACTGGTGTGTCGGATTAGTGGAGCGCACGCTCGCGTGTGTGCTTTTCGTCATGTTGCTGCCTGCCTTGATCCTCATTGGCTTCGTGCTTCGCTCAAACACCGACGGACCTGTTCTCATCACCGATCAGTTGCTGTGGACCGATGGCACCAAGCTCCACCTCCATCGCTTTCGCACAACGGGTCGAGGAACTCATGCGTTTCGATTCATTGGCCGATTTCTTCGTTTGTTCGGTATTGATGACATCCCTGCCGTGTGGGATGTTGCCCGTGGTCAAATCGGGTTCAGGAACCTGGCTCAACTGAATAGAAGATCATGAGGACTCAATTGGCGAACCACTGGCTGTTGACGACTCGGGTTTACGCCTTGCTGTCATTGCTGAGCCAGTGGCCCGGAGCGCCAGAGCAGGGTCGTTCGACAAGTCCTGACCGCGCCGAAGCAGGTTTGGTATGACCCCAGCCCGGACGCTGGGCGGAAACAAAGCGGCCTTAGCCGGGTTCTCAGCAACATGAGCCGAGCACGTCCACTAAAGCCGTGTAGTTACGCCTTCTCTCTGGTTGAGTTGCTGGTCGTAATCGGCATCGTCGCACTGCTCGCCGCGCTCATGGCGCCGGTTCTTTTGAGAGCTAAAGCAAGAGCGCATCAGATTCAATGCGTCAGCAACGAACATCAACAGGGGATCGCTTTGCAGGCCTTTGTGGCGGACAGCCATAAATCGCCTAAGGTGTACCTTCTTTTTG contains:
- a CDS encoding type II secretion system protein gives rise to the protein MSRARPLKPCSYAFSLVELLVVIGIVALLAALMAPVLLRAKARAHQIQCVSNEHQQGIALQAFVADSHKSPKVYLLFEDTTEAALVRWNRDHQPHRDSL